A genome region from Salvia splendens isolate huo1 chromosome 19, SspV2, whole genome shotgun sequence includes the following:
- the LOC121779223 gene encoding uncharacterized PE-PGRS family protein PE_PGRS20-like → MDLNNEPNSGSSGSQTPTVSVGDDTRDDIWWWYAWMTGDTGGSGRTGDASRDDDDAGGSGGTGDAFWDADDVGVGTRDAGDAGVPGDTGDAGDGGDVGDAGYTVGAGDAGGL, encoded by the exons atggatctcaacaacgagccaaATTCAGGGTCGAGCGGGTCGCAAACTCCCACGGTttccgtgggag ATGATACCCGGGATGACATCTGGTGGTGGTATGCCTGGATGACAGGGGACACCGGGGGGTCAGGGAGGACCGGGGATGCATCGCGGGATGAcgatgatgccggggggtcAGGGGGGACCGGGGATGCATTTTGGGATGCCgatgatgtcggggtgggcacccgggatgcaggcGACGCCGGGGTACCCGGCGAtacaggggacgccggggatGGCGGGGATGTAGGGGACGCAGGGTACACCGTGGgggcaggggacgccggggggctCTGA